CGTTCGCGGTCAGTGGCGCGTTTGTGGAGTGCGGTGGTGTTGTCGATAGTGACGGTGAGACTCGCGAGGTTGTGGTAGGCGTCGGCGGCGGTGGTGGTGACGTGGAGGCCGCCGTGTCCGGAGACGTTGACGGTGTGGAGGACGGGTTCGGGGTCGGCGACGACGTGGGTCGTGCCGTCGGGGAAAGTGGCGGTGGTGGTGTCCGTGGTGGCGTAGAGGTCGTGGTCGCCGGGGGAGAGGGTGAGTCGGGTGGCTGTGTCGTCCTGGTGGGTTCGAGCGCCGTCGAGCCACCAGGTGGCGCGGTCGGCGTCGGTGACGCGGTAGGTGGCGGTGAGCGGTTGGGTGCCGGTGACGACGCGTGGACCGCGGACCGTCGGATCGAGGGTCACCGAGGAGGATGGGCCAGTGGAGGGCGAGGAGGCAGGCGGGGAAGCGGTGAGTTGGATGGTGCGTTCGCGGGTGAGGCCGTCGGTGTCGGTGACGCGAGCGGTGACGGTGTGGTCGCCGGCAGTGGTAAAGGCGCGGTCGAGCGTATCGCGGGCGGTGCGCTCATCGAGCGCGGTCGTTCGGACGGTGTGGCCGTCGACGCGCCAGGTGAGGGTGTCGAGGGGTGCGGTGCCGGCAGTGACGGTCGTGCGGAATCGTTCGGTGTCGCCGGTCCGGGTGGTGGTCGGGCCGGCGAGGGCGAGGGTGGGTGGGTCGCCGGGAGTGACGTGGACGTAGAGGGTGTCAGTGCGGCTGTTACCGTCGTCGTCGGTGGCAGTGACGGTGGCGGCGTAGGTGCCGACCCGCGTGGGGGTGAACGCCGTGCGTCCGCAGTGGGCGCAGTCGGGCGTCGAGGTCGTGCCGTCCGGTGCGGAGATGGTCCAGGTGTAGGTCTCGATCGTGCCGTCGGGGTCGGTGGTGCCGGTGGCGTCGAGGTAGACGGTGGTGGCGCGGGCGACGGTCTGGTCGAGGCCGGCGTCGACGAGGGGCGGGTCGGCGGCGGCGACGGGGAGGGGTGTGGCGGCGAGGACGATGGCGAGGGCGAGAATGGCCGGGATACGTCGGCTCATTTTGATGAGAATTGATGCTTCGGTTTCACGTATAAACTCTCGGAGTGAATCGAGAGAGGGCGGCAGTACTTGCGATTCGAGGAATTCCGTTAGTTTCCCTGTACGCCGACAGATTCTGGTGGACGTTTGCCCACCGGAACACGGAATCGTTCATCATCTTTGCTTGCTAATGGATGGCAAACGATTTAGTGTCCTACGTGCGAATCTGGTTTTAGTGGCCCACGCAGGGGGCCAGGAGTACCTATGACTAACGACGAACTCATCTGGCGAATCGCGGGAGGTTCCGGAGACGGGATCGACTCGACGAGCCAGAACTTCGCGAAGGCCTTGATGCGAGCGGGCCTTCACGTTTTCACGCATCGCCACTACCCCTCGCGGATTCGAGGCGGTCACACGTACGTCGAGATTCGGGCGTCTGACGAGCCCGTGAAATCGCGCGGCGACGGCTACAACTTCCTCCTCGCGCTCGGTGACTCGTTCGCACGGAACCCGAAGGAGGACGCCTACTACGGGGAAGAGGAAGTGAAGCCGCTCTCCGAGAACCTCGACGACCTCCGCGAAGGCGGCGTCATCGTCTACGACAGCGGCCTCCTCGACGTCGACGAGGTCGAGAACTTCGACGAGCGCGTCGAGGAGAACGACTGGCACGTCTTCGACGTGAACCTCCGCGAGCTCGCGAAGGAGCACGGCCGCGAGATCATGCGGAACACCGCCGGCGTCGGCTTCACGGCCGCGCTCGTCGGGATGGAGCTCGACCGCATCGAGGAGCTCATGCGGGAGGCGATGTCGGGCGACATCCTCGACGCGAACCTCGCGGTCCTCCAGGACGCCTACGACCTCGTGGGCGAGGAGTACCACGTCGAACACGACGTCCGCGTCCCGACCGGCTCGCACGACGAGGAGCAGGTCCTCGTCTCCGGGAGTCACGGAATCGCGTACGGCGCGCTCGACGAGGGCTGCCGGTTCATCGCGGGCTACCCGATGACGCCGTGGACGGACGTCTTCACCATCCTCACGAATCTGATGCCGGACGTCGGCGGCATCAGCGAGCAGGTGGAAGACGAGATCGCGGCCGCGGCGCTCGCGATGGGCGCGAGTCACACGGGCGCGAAAGCGATGTCCGGCTCCTCCGGCGGCGGGTTCGCCCTCATGTCGGAGCCGCTCGGCCTCGCGGAGATGACGGAGACGCCACTCGTCCTCGTCGAATCGATGCGCGCCGGCCCGAGCACGGGAATGCCGACGAAGCCCGAGCAGGCCGACGTCGAGCACGTGCTCTTCACGAGCCAGGGCGACAGCCACCGCGTCGTGTTCGCGCCCTCGGACCCCATCGAGTGCTACGAGCAGACGCGCCGCGCGTTCCAGCTCGCCTACGACTACCAGATTCCCGCCATCGTCGTCTACGACCAGAAGCTCTCCGGCGAGTACCGGAACGTCCCGAAGAGCTTCTTCGACCAGGAGCCGAACCCCGACCTCGGCTCCGTCGCCAGCGAGGAGGAGCTCGCGGAGCTCCCGCACACGGAAGGCGGGAAGTTCCACCGCTTCCAGCACGACACCGAGGAGGGCGTCAGCCCGCGCTCCATCCCGGGGCAGAAGGGCGGTCACTTCCTCGCGACCGGGAACGAGCACAACCCCGCCGGCCACATCAGCGAAGACCCCGACAACCGCGTCGCGCAGGTCGACCGGCGGAACCAGAAGCTCGACACCATCCGCGAGGACCTCGCGGACGAGTCCCACAACGTCGTGAACGGCGACGACGCCGCGGACTTCGGGCTCATCTCCTTCGGGAGTCAGTCCGGGACGGTCGACGAGGCCGTCGCCCGCCTGAACGAGAACGGCGATTCGGTGAAACACCTCAGTCTCTCCGAGATCGAGCCGTTCCCCTACGACCAGGTCCGCGAGTTCGTGGAGTCCGTCGACGAGACGCTCGTCGTCGAGATGAACTCGTCCGGCCAGCTCCGCGGCCACATCCAGCGCCGCCTCGGCACGGGCGAGGAAACGTTCGGGAGCCTCCTGAAGTACGACGGCAACCCCTACGAGCCGGCGGAAGTCGTCGAAGCCGTCCAGCACGAGCTGGGCAGCGTCGACGAGACGACTTCTCGCACGCGCCTCGTGACCCCCGGTGATCAGGTATGAGTGCATTCAGCGCAATCGGCAGCGGCGAGGAACGAGAGGTCGACCAGAACGAGTTCACGCCGAGCATCGAACCGCAGCCGACGTGGTGTCCGGGCTGCGGTGACTTCGGCGTTCTCAAGGCGCTGAAGGGCGCGCTCGCGGAACTCGAGAAGGACCCCGAGGAGGTGCTCGTCGTCACGGGCATCGGTTGCTCCGGGAAGCTCAACAGCTACCTCGACAGCTACGGGTTCCACACGATTCACGGGCGTTCGCTCCCCATCGCGCGCGCCGCGAAGCTCGCGAACCCCGAGCTCGAAGTCATCGCCGCCGGCGGCGACGGCGACGGCTACGGCATCGGCGGGAACCACTTCATGCACACCGCCCGTGAGAACCACGACATCACCTACATCGTCTTCGACAACGAGGTCTTCGGCCTCACGAAGGGACAGACGTCCCCGACGAGCCCGATGGGACATAAATCGAAGACGCAGCCGAAGGGCAGCGCGAAGAACCCCATCCGCCCGCTCTCCCTCTCGCTCACGTCCGGGTCCTCGTTCGTCGCGCGCACGGCGGCGGTGAACCCGAACCAGGCGAAGGACATCATCAAGGAAGCCGTGACGCACGACGGCTTCAGTCACATCGACTTCCTGACGCAGTGTCCGACGTGGAACAAGGACGCGAAGCAGTACGTCCCCTACACGGACATCCAGCAGTCAGACGACCACGATGTCGACCTCGGCGACCGCCGCTCGGCGTCCGAGATGATGCACGAGGCGGAGGACGCCCTCTACGAGGGCGAAGTCCTCACCGGCCGGTTCTACAAGGACGAGAACCGCCACGCCTACCACGAGGAGAAACAGGAGCGCGGCGACTTCCCCAGTGAGCCGCTCGCCGAGCGCTACTTCGAGGACGGCGACTGGGAGCGCTCCTACGACTACATCGACCGGCACGCGTAAAGCCCGAAATCCGGTTTCCACTTCGGAAGATATTTTTTCGCTGCCGACAAAGACCCTGTCGTGAGCGAATCGACCGAGGACCGCATCCTGGCTGCACTCGAAGCCGACGCGAAAGCGTCCTACGCCGACATCGCCGACGAAGCCGGCGTCTCCAAGCCGACGGTCCGGAAGTACATCAATCAGCTCGAAGACGAAGGCGTCATCGTCGGCTACTCCGCCGACGTCGACCCGAAGAAGCTCTCCGGCCAATCAATCGCCCTCGTCGGCATCGACGTCGAATCCGAACGGTACGTCGAAGCCACGCAGGCTCTCAAGAACGTCGACGCCGTCCAGTCCCTCTACACCTCCAGCGGCGACCACATGCTGATGGCGGAAGTCCGCGCAGCAGACGGCGACGCCCTCGGCGACGTCATCGCCAACACCCTCCTCGAAATCGACGGCGTCACCGCCGCACACCCCTCCTTCCTCCAAGAGCGCCTGAAGTAAGGATGTGGTGTTCTGATTCGGTTTTCACACGTTCCTCCCGGTAGGGCCGTCGTTTTCGACGCTTCCGAAAGCCCGCGGTCTCCGGCGCGCTCTGACCGACAGATCGTTCACTCTGTTCACGATAGGGGTCGGTCGGAGACACGCCGGAGCCCGCTCCCTTTCGATTCAATCGGAAGACGCGGAGCGTCTTCCTATGCACAGGAAATCTTCGATTTCCGGTTGCCCCACCCGAATGGCTGTCCGGTCGGCCGTCTCACGGTGGTTGACTCCGTAGCTATCGCTCGTGGCTGGCCGAGTGTTCAGAAAACGCTGGCGTCGGCTCGCCGTGTTTCGTCTCAGTCGGCGAGCGTGGGGTCTTCTTCGAGGAGGCCGCTGATGCGTTCGATGGCGAGTTCGATCTGCTCCGTGCTCGTCGCGTAGGACGCGCGGAGCGTGTCTTCGGCGACGCTCCCGAAGTCGGGTCCAGGAGTCATGGCGACGCCGGCGTCGAGGAAGACGTCGGCGACGTCGAAGGCATCACCAGGAAGGTCGGAGACGTCGAGGAGGAGGTAGTACGCGCCGCCGGGCGTGTAGTCCATGCTGAGCCCCCAGTCGTCGGCGGCGTCGACGAGGCGGTCGCGGCGCTGGCGGTACTGGTCGCGGACGTCGTCGAGCCAGCCGTGGTCGGCGCGGATGGCGGCTTCGGCGGCGGCCTGGCTGGGCGCGGGCGCGCAGATGACGAGGTTCTGCGCGAGGCGGTTGATGGGGTCGACGAGCCCGGGCGGGAGGACCATCCAGCCGACGCGGTAGCCGGTCATGGCGTAGCGCTTGGAGACGCCGTCGAGGACGATGGCGTCCTCGGTGTATTCGAGGACGGTGTGGTCGTCGCCGTCGTAGGTGAGGCCGTGGTAGACTTCGTCGGAGATGATGGGGGTGTCGGTGCGCCGGGAGAGCGCGGCGAGCTCTCCGAGCTCGGAGTCGGAGAGCACGGCCCCGGTGGGGTTCGCGGGGGAGTTGACGAGCATCGCGGCGGTGTCCCGGGAGACGGCGTTCTCGAACCCCTGGATGTCGGGCGCGAAGCCCGTTCGCGGGTCGAGTTTCGTCGTGACGATGTTCCCGCCGGCCTGCCGGACGAAGTTCGGGTAGCAGGCGTAGTAGGGGTCGGTGAGGACGACGTCGTCGCCGGGGTCGACGAGCGCGAGCATCGCGAGGAGGAGGCCCGCCGACGACCCGGGGGTGACGAGGATTCGCGACGGCGGCACGTCGACGCCGTACGTCTCGTCGTAGTAGTCGCTGATGGCGTCACGGAGACCGGCCGTGCCGCGGGAGGAGGTGTAGTCGTCGTCACCTCCGCGTACTGCCGCGACCGCCGCGTCCGCTGCCGCCGCGGGCAGGGAGAAGTCGGGTTCGCCCACTTCCATGTGGACGACCCCCTGGCGGTCGTCGGCCCGTTCGAGCACGTCCATCGCCGAGAACGGAGTCGTCCGCTCGGCTCGCTCCGAGGGCATAGCCGTACGGAAGGGTTCGACGCGTGAAAACCCCGCCGGTGCGTGTCAACTTTTGCCCCTGGCGGTCGAAGGAGGCGTATGGCCACGTTCGACCGGAGTCTCCGCGTTCGCGCGCCCTTCGAGGACGTCTGGGCGTTCCACAACCGCATCGACGGGCTGCTGGCGCTCACGCCCGACTGGCTCCACCCGCGCGTCGACCGCGTCGAGGGCGACGACGACGGCGACCTCGTCCCCGGGACGACCATCTGTCTCTCCGCGCGGCCGTTCGGCGTCGCGCCCAGACAGCGGATGGCGGCGCGCATCGAGGAGCGGGAACGCGAGGGCGACGAGTCCGGGTTCTTCCGGGATTCGATGGTGAACGGGCCGCTGCGGGAGTGGGCGCACACGCACTCGTTCCGCGCGGACGGCGAGCACACGTACGTCCACGACCACGTCGAGTACGACACGGGCGCGGGCGCGCCGGGGAACCTCGCGGTGCAGTCGGGGCTCGCGGCGTTCTTCGCGTACCGCCACCGCCGCACGCGCGACGAACTCGAATCGTGAACGCGCCCGGGGCGTAGTTTCTTTGCCGAGGCGGTCGAACGTTCACGCATGGCAGACGTCATCGTCGTCGGCGGCGGTCCCGCCGGTCTGAGCGCCGGTCTGTTCACGGCGAAGAACGGCCTCGAAACCCTCGTCTTCGACACGGACAAGACGTGGGTGCACAAGGCGCACTTCTTCAACTATCTCGGCATCCGGTCGATGGACGGCGACGTCTTCCTCGACCGCGCCCGCGAGCAGGCGACGGAGGACCACGGCGTCGAACTCCACCAGGATACGGCAGTGTCGGCGGTCGGAACGACCGAGGACGGCGAGCGCTTCACCGTCGAGACGGCGGACGCCGGCTACGAGGCCGACTACCTCGTGCTCGCGACGGGCGCGAACCGCGACCTCGCCGAGGGGCTCGGCTGCGACTTCGACGGCGACGTGATCGACGTCGACGTGGACATGGAGACGAGCGTCGCGGACGCGTACGCGACGGGCGCGATGGTGCGCGACCAGGAGTGGCAGGCCATCATCTCCGCGGGCGACGGCGCGGCCGCCGCGCTGAACATTCTCTCGAAGGAGGAAGGCGAGCACTTCCACGACTTCGACACGCCGGCCGACGTCTGAGCTGACCGGAACGCGAACCCCTTTCTACCCGCGGGCGCTCCACTCGACCAGTGTCGACCGTCCGAACCGCGTTCACCGACCGCATCAGCCCGATGTCGGCGCTCGCCGTCGCCGTCGTCGCGGTGAGCACGAGCGCGATTCTCGTCCGCGCCTCCCACGCTCCGCCGGTCGTGGAAGCGTTCTACCGCGTGCTCTTCATGACCGCGACGGTCGCGCCGTTCGTCCGTCCGCACGTCCCCGCCGTCCGCGAACTCTCCCGGCGCGACCGTCTCGTCGTCGTCGGGTCGGGCGTCGCGCTCGCGACGCACTTCGTCGCGTGGTTCACGAGCATCGAGCTGACGAGCATCGCCGCGAGCACCGTCCTCGTCCAGACGCAGCCCGTCTTCGTGGCCTTTGGCGCGTGGCTCCTCCTCGACGAACCGCCGAACAAGTACGTCACGGCGGGAATCGGCGTCGCGCTCGCGGGCGCGACGCTCATGCCGCTCTCCAGCCTGCTCGGCGCGGACCTCGTCGGCGCGGACCCGCTCCTCGGGGACGCGCTCGCGGTCCTCGGCGCGCTCGCCGGCGCGAGCTACGTCCTCGCCGGCCGGAGCGTCCGGCAGAGCCTCGCGCTCGTCCCCTACACCACGCTCGTCTACGGCGTCTGCACGGTCACGCTCCTCGGCGTCGTCCTCGCGGCCGGCCACCCGCTCTTCGCTTACGCCCCC
This sequence is a window from Halocalculus aciditolerans. Protein-coding genes within it:
- a CDS encoding 2-oxoacid:acceptor oxidoreductase subunit alpha, producing MTNDELIWRIAGGSGDGIDSTSQNFAKALMRAGLHVFTHRHYPSRIRGGHTYVEIRASDEPVKSRGDGYNFLLALGDSFARNPKEDAYYGEEEVKPLSENLDDLREGGVIVYDSGLLDVDEVENFDERVEENDWHVFDVNLRELAKEHGREIMRNTAGVGFTAALVGMELDRIEELMREAMSGDILDANLAVLQDAYDLVGEEYHVEHDVRVPTGSHDEEQVLVSGSHGIAYGALDEGCRFIAGYPMTPWTDVFTILTNLMPDVGGISEQVEDEIAAAALAMGASHTGAKAMSGSSGGGFALMSEPLGLAEMTETPLVLVESMRAGPSTGMPTKPEQADVEHVLFTSQGDSHRVVFAPSDPIECYEQTRRAFQLAYDYQIPAIVVYDQKLSGEYRNVPKSFFDQEPNPDLGSVASEEELAELPHTEGGKFHRFQHDTEEGVSPRSIPGQKGGHFLATGNEHNPAGHISEDPDNRVAQVDRRNQKLDTIREDLADESHNVVNGDDAADFGLISFGSQSGTVDEAVARLNENGDSVKHLSLSEIEPFPYDQVREFVESVDETLVVEMNSSGQLRGHIQRRLGTGEETFGSLLKYDGNPYEPAEVVEAVQHELGSVDETTSRTRLVTPGDQV
- a CDS encoding thiamine pyrophosphate-dependent enzyme, giving the protein MSAFSAIGSGEEREVDQNEFTPSIEPQPTWCPGCGDFGVLKALKGALAELEKDPEEVLVVTGIGCSGKLNSYLDSYGFHTIHGRSLPIARAAKLANPELEVIAAGGDGDGYGIGGNHFMHTARENHDITYIVFDNEVFGLTKGQTSPTSPMGHKSKTQPKGSAKNPIRPLSLSLTSGSSFVARTAAVNPNQAKDIIKEAVTHDGFSHIDFLTQCPTWNKDAKQYVPYTDIQQSDDHDVDLGDRRSASEMMHEAEDALYEGEVLTGRFYKDENRHAYHEEKQERGDFPSEPLAERYFEDGDWERSYDYIDRHA
- the lrpA1 gene encoding HTH-type transcriptional regulator LrpA1: MSESTEDRILAALEADAKASYADIADEAGVSKPTVRKYINQLEDEGVIVGYSADVDPKKLSGQSIALVGIDVESERYVEATQALKNVDAVQSLYTSSGDHMLMAEVRAADGDALGDVIANTLLEIDGVTAAHPSFLQERLK
- a CDS encoding pyridoxal phosphate-dependent aminotransferase, with the translated sequence MPSERAERTTPFSAMDVLERADDRQGVVHMEVGEPDFSLPAAAADAAVAAVRGGDDDYTSSRGTAGLRDAISDYYDETYGVDVPPSRILVTPGSSAGLLLAMLALVDPGDDVVLTDPYYACYPNFVRQAGGNIVTTKLDPRTGFAPDIQGFENAVSRDTAAMLVNSPANPTGAVLSDSELGELAALSRRTDTPIISDEVYHGLTYDGDDHTVLEYTEDAIVLDGVSKRYAMTGYRVGWMVLPPGLVDPINRLAQNLVICAPAPSQAAAEAAIRADHGWLDDVRDQYRQRRDRLVDAADDWGLSMDYTPGGAYYLLLDVSDLPGDAFDVADVFLDAGVAMTPGPDFGSVAEDTLRASYATSTEQIELAIERISGLLEEDPTLAD
- a CDS encoding SRPBCC family protein, which codes for MATFDRSLRVRAPFEDVWAFHNRIDGLLALTPDWLHPRVDRVEGDDDGDLVPGTTICLSARPFGVAPRQRMAARIEEREREGDESGFFRDSMVNGPLREWAHTHSFRADGEHTYVHDHVEYDTGAGAPGNLAVQSGLAAFFAYRHRRTRDELES
- a CDS encoding FAD-dependent oxidoreductase, translated to MADVIVVGGGPAGLSAGLFTAKNGLETLVFDTDKTWVHKAHFFNYLGIRSMDGDVFLDRAREQATEDHGVELHQDTAVSAVGTTEDGERFTVETADAGYEADYLVLATGANRDLAEGLGCDFDGDVIDVDVDMETSVADAYATGAMVRDQEWQAIISAGDGAAAALNILSKEEGEHFHDFDTPADV
- a CDS encoding DMT family transporter — translated: MSALAVAVVAVSTSAILVRASHAPPVVEAFYRVLFMTATVAPFVRPHVPAVRELSRRDRLVVVGSGVALATHFVAWFTSIELTSIAASTVLVQTQPVFVAFGAWLLLDEPPNKYVTAGIGVALAGATLMPLSSLLGADLVGADPLLGDALAVLGALAGASYVLAGRSVRQSLALVPYTTLVYGVCTVTLLGVVLAAGHPLFAYAPREWALFLAMALVPGFFGHTVVNWVLEHVESSVVSVALLGEPVGSAILALLVFTEYPGPATVVGGLVVLSGIYVTTRGREKPA